The Myxocyprinus asiaticus isolate MX2 ecotype Aquarium Trade chromosome 31, UBuf_Myxa_2, whole genome shotgun sequence genome has a segment encoding these proteins:
- the LOC127422012 gene encoding olfactory receptor 51L1-like yields the protein MENGTYFNFMLFENLGNIKYTLFGLGFILYCVIILLNALIILAIFLERTLHQPMYILISCLSMNSVYGTAGFFPRVLTELLSDTHTISREACLLQAFVIYTYAANETTILMLMAFDRFVAISNPLQYHNIITPRVLTLLIVINWIYSVISVGTGALLTARLTMCGNKLWKVYCHNYEVVKLSCVSTISVNVSGFLTLITTIIIPVIFILFSYVKILIICKRSSAQFKSKAYQTCVPHIVVLLNFSFAIISEVTLSRIVNLELPIGLTIVLSLEFIIVPPILNPLVYALNFTGIRQKIIHLILSK from the coding sequence ATGGAAAATGGAACCTATTTTAACTTCATGTTGTTTGAAAATCTTGGAAAcataaaatatactctctttggtTTGGGATTTATTCTATACTGTGTCATCATATTGTTGAATGCCCTTATTATTCTTGCAATATTTCTGGAAAGGACATTGCACCAGCCCATGTACATTCTGATTTCATGTTTGTCTATGAACTCTGTGTATGGTACAGCTGGATTTTTCCCAAGGGTACTGACAGAATTGCTTTCTGATACACACACAATCTCCCGTGAAGCATGCCTCTTACAGGCTTTTGTCATTTACACGTATGCAGCAAATGAGACTACAATATTAATGTTAATGGCATTTGACAGATTTGTCGCAATCAGTAACCCTTTACAATACCACAACATAATAACTCCCAGGGTTCTAACTTTGTTAATAGTTATAAACTGGATTTATTCAGTGATTTCTGTTGGTACTGGTGCTCTTTTAACTGCCAGACTGACAATGTGTGGTAACAAATTGTGGAAGGTGTACTGCCATAATTATGAAGTTGTCAAGCTCTCATGTGTGAGCACTATTTCTGTTAATGTTTCAGGTTTTCTTACACTAATCACAACTATTATCATCCCtgtgatttttatattattttcttatGTTAAAATTCTTATAATTTGTAAAAGAAGCTCAGCACAGTTCAAGAGCAAAGCTTATCAAACTTGTGTTCCACACATAGTGGTCCTTTTAAATTTTTCATTTGCCATTATTTCTGAGGTCACTTTGAGTCGGATTGTTAACTTGGAACTTCCAATAGGGTTGACGATTGTCCTTTCACTTGAGTTTATTATTGTCCCACCCATCCTTAATCCACTTGTTTATGCACTAAACTTTACTGGTATTCGCCAAAAAATAATTCACCTCATCTTATCCAAATAG